A genomic region of Anas acuta chromosome 1, bAnaAcu1.1, whole genome shotgun sequence contains the following coding sequences:
- the LOC137861388 gene encoding inositol 1,4,5-trisphosphate receptor-interacting protein-like 1, whose protein sequence is MQQYAEQLIEGMARLVQEMEETNQQQIWVALGALLFSALKQWQFWALVELLVLVFGLCRWLRKRSCEPGSSNSEHGSSTREEENNDDGDDTDEDGDSDDSWDLGRVWADSTQWPALGMADKCQMVEELVEELLGACRRLSGNCLFNPRLQPAIGIGCLYEGWSAREDNVLYRLLVPLRPPPGHAFHPELGAEGETPARKPGLRVELECACARECLVGDMLCFLHHSEDELRRRQEPSLLRTLCSSSYLDVEKTTCWFQALVKAAWELLPQSRHCRLTVLPSCRSCKIRLASASKSTLSIEITLGVQIDDSDSFLSLE, encoded by the coding sequence ATGCAGCAGTACGCGGAGCAGCTGATTGAGGGCATGGCTCGGCTGGTGCAAGAGATGGAGGAGACGAACCAGCAGCAGATCTGGGTGGCCCTGGGAGCTCTGCTCTTCAGCGCATTGAAGCAGTGGCAGTTCTGGGCCTTGGTCGAGCTCCTTGTCCTGGTCTTTGGGCTCTGCCGCTGGCTCAGGAAACGGAGCTGTGAAccaggcagcagcaacagcGAACACGGCAGCTCTACAAGAGAGGAGGAGAACAACGATGATGGTGATGACACAGACGAAGACGGTGACTCTGATGACAGCTGGGATCTGGGCAGAGTTTGGGCAGATAGCACCCAGTGGCCGGCGCTGGGCATGGCTGACAAGTGCCAGatggtggaggagctggtggaggaACTTCTTGGTGCCTGCCGAAGACTCTCCGGGAACTGTCTCTTCAACCCACGGCTGCAGCCGGCCATCGGCATAGGCTGCCTCTACGAAGGCTGGAGTGCCCGGGAAGACAACGTCCTATACCGCCTGCTCGTGCCCCTGAGGCCTCCCCCCGGGCACGCCTTCCACCCGGAGCTGGGCGCCGAGGGGGAGACGCCAGCAAGGAAGCCCGGCCTGCGCGTGGAGCTGGAGTGCGCCTGCGCGAGGGAGTGTCTGGTGGGGGACatgctgtgcttcctccacCACTCCGAGGATGAGCTGAGGAGAAGACAGGAGCCCAGCCTGCTGCGCaccctctgcagcagctcctacCTGGATGTGGAGAAAACCACCTGCTGGTTCCAGGCCTTGGTGAAAGCAGCCTGGGAGCTTCTGCCGCAGTCGCGCCACTGCCGCCTGAcggtgctgccctcctgccgCTCCTGCAAGATCAGGCTGGCCAGCGCCTCCAAGAGCACCCTCTCCATCGAGATCACGCTTGGGGTGCAGATAGACGACTCGGACTCCTTCCTGAGCCTGGAGTAA